The Primulina huaijiensis isolate GDHJ02 chromosome 17, ASM1229523v2, whole genome shotgun sequence genome window below encodes:
- the LOC140962599 gene encoding uncharacterized protein, with protein MEWVKAIEAIFDYLHFEDNDRVSCAVFLLTKTARIWWEATKVTVNVQTLQWNEFKELCYDKYFSTDVKTQKVKEFLELKQGNLNVNDYILKFEEGCPFVPFIASNDKDRGEHFMRGLRAEIRRNVRMSKATTYKEIVEKVLLAEQDEKEIEKERQLRRQSFNQKSQASNQSWKGGYKGK; from the coding sequence ATGGAATGGGTTAAAGCTATTGAAGCAATCTTTGACTACCTGCACTTTGAAGATAATGATCGAGTTAGTTGTGCAGTGTTTCTTCTGACCAAgactgcacgcatttggtgggaGGCCACGAAGGTAACTGTTAATGTTCAAACCCTCCAATGGaatgagttcaaggagctatgTTATGACAAATATTTCTCCACGGATGTCAAGACACAGAAAGTGAAAGAGTTCTTGGAACTAAAGCAGGGCAACTTGAATGTgaatgattatatattgaagttCGAAGAAGGATGTCCGTTCGTTCCTTTTATTGCTTCGAATGACAAAGATCGAGGGGAACACTTCATGAGAGGTTTGAGAGCCGAGATCAGGAGGAATGTCAGAATGTCTAAAGCTACAACGTACAAAGAGATCGTGGAGAAAGTTCTTTTAGCAGAACAGGACGAGAAAGAGATTGAGAAGGAAAGGCAACTGAGAAGACAGAGCTTTAATCAAAAGAGCCAAGCTTCGAATCAAAGTTGGAAAGGGGGATataaaggaaaatga